The genome window CTCGCTCGCCATCATGGAGAACGCCAACGTCCTGGCCCGCTATGCCAGCATCTGCCAGCAGGTAcgtgcctgctgctgtcacccAGCAGGGTGGGCTGTGACCTGTAGGGTGGGTATTGACTTGTGTGGGCAGGCATTGCCCCGTGGGGGTGGGCACGCATCTGTGAGGCTCAGCACTGCGCCTGTGCAGCGCTGATGATCCCTGGGGATCATCCCCAGCGGCTGGACATAACCCGTGTTGGGTAACACCTCACGTGGGTGGGCATGGGGCATTGCCCCGTGGCACGGGCATCACCCATAGGGTCAGGTGTCAATCCGTGGGGCCAGGTGTTGCTGTGTGCACCTCACAAACCTGGACATTACCCCATAGGGCTGAGAAATTACTCCTAGCTTGGGCATCCCCCGTGGGGCTGGGCCttgccaggctgagcagtgcTCACAGGTCTGAGCGTTGTGCCACGTAGCCATGGGGCTGAGGGGTGCCCAGGGACATCACTGTGATGGCATCTGCTGTGGTGCTGTTTGCAGAACGGCATTGTGCCCATTGTGGAGCCGGAGATCCTGCCTGATGGTGACCATGATCTCAAGAGGTGCCAGTACGTCACGGAGAAGGTGAGtgctggggtggcagcagggcgGGCACCGTGCCGTGCCATGCCATGCCAGGGGACTCCACGCTGCCTGTCCTCCCCAGGTGCTGGCAGCTGTCTACAAGGCACTGAGCGACCACCACATCTACCTGGAGGGGACCCTGCTGAAGCCCAACATGGTGACCCCTGGGCACTCCTGCCCCACCAAGTACAGCCCGGAGGAGATCGCCATGGCCACCGTCACCGCCCTGCGCCGCACCGTGCCCCCAGCCGTGCCAGGTACCAGCCCTGGCACGTGGCAGAGACCAGGAGAGCCATACCCTCTGTCCCCTGCCGTGCCGTAACCCTGCTCTCCACAGGTGTCACCTTCCTGTCTGGGGGTCAGAGTGAGGAGGAGGCTTCCATCAACCTCAACGCCATCAACACGTGCCCGCTGGTGCGGCCATGGGCCCTCACCTTCTCCTACGGGCGGGCGCTGCAGGCGTCGGCGCTCAGCGCCTGGCGCGGGCAGAAGGACAACGCCGACGCTGCCACCGAGGAGTTTGTCAAGCGTGCAGAGGTGACGGGGGTGGCCCTCCTGGGAGGGcactgccaagggctgggctgctggggacaccGAGGACTGTGTGCCCATGGGAGgagggctggctgagggctgtgTCCCCCAGGCTGAGAGAGAACACCAGGGGCTGTGCCCCGTAGGATGCCAAGGAGCATGGTCCCCATGGAAGGGACACAGTTGTGTCTCTGTGGGGGGACAGTGAGAGCTGTGTTCCTGTAGGGGAATGAGGGGTGCCAATGGCCAcatccctgggctctgctcctcaggTGTCCCCATGAGCTGGGGCACCCTGAAGGCTGTGTCCCCAGTGACTTGGTGATCCTGAGCGCCACCCCAGCACAACCACTGACCTTTCCTTCCCCCACAGGTGAACGGGCTGGCAGCGCTGGGCAAGTACGAGGGCAGCGGGGACAACTCGGGCGCCGCCGGGCAGTCCCTCTACGTGGCCAACCACGCGTACTGAGCCCCGGCCGGGCACCCCAccggccccggcccccgccccggcccctccCCGCCACCGCTCACACCCCGCTTCCACCCCAGCCACCCAGGGGAGCCGCCACgcggggaggggaagggggagcGCCCCGCGGGACCTCCGCAGATGGAAGGAGGGGTCCGGCTCCGCCGGGCTCTGGGGGGAGCCGCCCGGGTGCCCCTGTGGCCGGGGGTCCGGCCGGGCCGTGaggggaggagggcaggaggggaggcCTGGGGGTGCCCCTGCCCCGCCGTAGCTTCGCAGTCCTGGTCGCTGCCGCCCCTTGGGGCGCCTGTGTTGTGTCCGCCGTGTGCACCCCGTGTACCAAATAGCCTAACAACGAATAAATGGTAGAGACAGCGCTGTGCCGCCTCTTTGCTCGCCGCGGGGCACCCGGGAGCTCTCGTcatcccccccccccgccaCCTCCCGGCATCACCGGCAGCGTGTTGTGCTCACTTacgcaatgagctgtgctgggtgGCAGCCCGCCCGCACGCATCGTGAGGCTCCGTGAGCTTGGGGGGCGTGGGTGGGCTCGCCTAAGGGCTGTGAGGAGCTCCTGTCCCCCCGCTCCTGTTCCCCCGCTCCCGGTACTCGGCGCTGCCTCAGTGCCCACGGGAGGCGCCGCCATCTGTCCCACCGCGGCACTCGTAGAGGGCAAAGCTCACCGCCTCACGGCCGGTACGTGCTCTGATTGGTTCTGCTGCCCGCCCGTCTGTGCCGCCGCGCGGCGCACGCCGCGCCCATTGGGCGCTGTAGGAATTCTGAGCTCTGATTGGCTGGGCTGGCGCAGGGCACGCCCCCCGGCTGGGCCAGGAAGTGAAGatggtggcggcggcggcggcgatgGCGGCGGATGAGGCAGGTACTGGCGGGTGCGGATGCTCGGTGCTTGTTCGCTGTCTCCCGGCTCCCCGACCCCGCTCCCCGGGGAGCCGGGCTGGTGCTGAGCGCTGTCCCCGCAgagcgggcgcggggccggcgcgCCGCCCTGTCCTTCGCGACCATCGCTGTGGTGCTGGGACTGCCGCTGTGGTGGAAGACGACCGAGACCTACCGCGCTGCGCTGCCCTACGCGGACATCGATGAGCTCGGCCAGCAGCCGGTGAgcgccgggcgggcccgggggcGGCGGCTCGGGGGGCTCGGCCCGGGCTGACGCTGCCCCTGTGCAGGTTCAGCTGGTGGTGCCCATGGCCGTGGTCTTCGCCCCGGGATCCGTGCCCGGGGACCTGCCCAGGCCGCTGCCCTTCCGGGACGTGCAGGAGATGGAGATTTCCGTGAACCGTGAGAGACCCCCTTGTCTGTCCCTGCCCCGTCTGCTCCTCATGCGTGGCCGTGTCCTTTCGTGGGGGTCCCAGCCTGCCCGTGGCTTCAGCCCCCGGAGCTCCCGGGACCCCGAGCTCCGTTCACCAGCATcaccctgccctgagctggcagtgcagggaaCAGCGGTGCACAATGAGGtcccagggtgctgcagggaagggacCAGCTCCATTGCCTGGGGATGATGGAGCCTTGGAAGGTGGGGTGTGtctggctgctgtggggctgtcTCACTACCAGTGCAGTGCTACATCCCATAGTGGTTCACCCCACTGGCACCCAAAGGACCTTGTGCCATGTGTCCCCCTGGCGTTGTCCCTTGTCCCCGTGAGCACCAGGCTCCTGTGAGGGGCCTGGGATCAGCAGATTCACTCAGGTTTTCTGCCCCCAGTGAGAACCAGCGTCACGTCCCGCTATGAGCTGCGCTATCGCCGCGCCACGGCTcaggaggaggcagcactggctgcagcgaCTGCACCAGGTACTGGAGCAGGGAATTGCTGGGGACCTCCTTTTGCtgaggctggcagagcagagaacaccCTTGGCTTTGTGTCAGAGTGAGACAGGGATTGGATTGGAGTGAAATTCCCAACCCTGCCAGTGCTTCCATCTTCCCCAGAGGCTGACGCTGCTCTGTACCCGCTGCAGGACACCACCCTGGGCTCCCTGACCATGTACGTGGTCCCCGAAacctcctctctgctgcctcaggTAGGGAGCAGCACGCTGTGGTGCCAGCCCTTGCGTGCCCCacccctggcaggtggcacGTGCGCAGGTGCCTGTCACGGGTGGCACCCAGCCCTCACCCCGTGCCGTCCCCAGGGCACCAGCGTCTACGTGGGGAGGCACCGCAGCGCCCTGGTGAGGGCCGGGGggagcctggctgccctgcgGGCCCGGCTGagggaggtgacacaggtgatGTCCTTCACGGCCAGCTCCATCGCCGCCGCGCTCTCGGACCGCGGGCCCGACGGGCGGCTCAGCCCCGACGCACGGCGCAACCTGAAATCCAGCCTGGGTAGGCATCCTCCAGGCCTGCTCCCTGGCCTCGGGAAGCCTTCTGCTCCTGGGGAAGTGCCATTCCTGCTCTGCATGTGGCATCCCTGGATGGATGATCCCTGTAGCTGTTGTTCTGGGCCAGGGTTGTGCTGTGGTTGCTCTGTTGGTGTCACCTCACActggggtgggccagggaggaggggacAGGTCTTGCTGCTCTTGGGAGCTCTGTCACGGCCTCGGTGGCTCACAGGCTGCGGGTCCTTGCAGGGTATGAGATCACCTTCAGCCTGCTGAACCCTGACCCCAAGTCCCACACCGTGGACTGGGACATCGAGGGGGCTGTGAACCGCTTTGTGAAGCCCGTCCTGGACAAACTGAGCTTGGTGGCCAACTTTTCTGTGGATTCACAGGTGAGGGCTGGGAGAGGTGGTGGGGAAAGCCCAGCCCTGACCTCCCTGGGGTGCACTTCTCTGCCAGCAGCGTGTCCCTTGTGTGCCTGCAGATCCTGTACTACGCTGTCCTAGGAGTGACACCACGCTATGACAAGGAGTCCTCCAGCTTCCTCCTGAGTGCTCACAGCCTCCCACACGTCATCAACCCCGTGGAGGCCCGGCTGGGTGAGCTCTGTGCTCGTGGCTCACTGGGATCTGCCTCATGGCTCCCTTTCCCCCCAGCCCacgtgggagctgctggggtggctgtgaaggaggagctgggctgtgggctgctcttgctgtccctgccagccacAAGAGTTCTGTGACTGTGTCCCACTGCAGGCTCCAGTGCTGCCTCGCTCTACCCCGTGCTGAACTTCCTGCTGTATGTGCCAGAGCGCTCCCACTCCCCTCTGTACATCCAGGACAAGGATGGAGCCCCAGTGAGCACCAACGCCTTCCACAGCCCTCGCTGGGGTGGCATCATGGTATGGGGACCACgggggtgctggcagtgctgggacaaggtggtggctcccctttcccagctggtGACCCTGAGGCCCTGGCTATGCCTCATTTACATGCATTCCCACAGGTTTACAACGTTGAAGCCCCTGCTTCCCCCCAaacctccctccctctgcatGTGGATGTGGACATGGCACGAGTGATGGAGGTTTTCCTGGCCCAGCTCCGGTGAGGATGTGCTCTTCCCTCCCCAGGCCTCTGTGGAAATCAGTGGGGTCAGAACAGGCTGTACCCAAGCACATTGTTCACTCCTCCCTCCGTGGGCTCTGGGAGGCTGAGGGTGGCTCTTTGTGGCCTTCAAGGTGCTGGCTACTGGCCATCACTGCTCTGTGGCCAGGGATGCTGGCACATCTCCCATTCCCTCAGATAGGAGGCTTGGCTTATCGTGCCACACATCCAGGAGACAATGAGGCAGGATTGGGACTAAACACAACAGGGAAGAAGAGCAGGGAGCTCATGGGAATGAGGGCTGATGTGGGCTGGGACCATCCCTTCTGCTCCCAGGTTACTCTTTGGGCTGTCTCGGGAGGAGGTGCCCCCAGAGTTCCTGCTGGAAAGCCCAGGGAATGAGGGGCTGGCAGACTGGGAGCTGGACCACCTGCTGTGGGCCCACACTGTGGAGAACATCGCCACCGTGTCCACCACGCTGACCTCGCTGGCCCAGCTCCTGGACAAGATCGGGAACATCGTCATCAAGGATGATGTTGCCTCTGAGGTagggctggggagcagagggggctGAGTGTCCCTCTTgccctccctggccagggaCTGACCCTTGGTGCTGTTCCCACAGGTGTACCGGGCAGTGGCCTCAGTCCAGAGCGCTGTGACCGAGCTGTCTCTGGGCCACCTGCTCGCAGCTTTCCAGGCCAGCAAGGAGGCTGTCACCTCCTCAGAGAGGGCCTTCTTTGACCCATCTCTCCTCCATCTCCTCTACTTCCCTGACGACCAGAAATTTGCCATCTACATCCCGCTCTTCCTGCCCATGGCTGTCCCAATTCTCCTGTCCCTGGTCAAGATTGTGCGGGAGACCAGGCTGCGTAAGAAGGAGCCCACCAAGATGGACTGAGCCACGGTGCCCTGGCTTGGGGCTGTCCCCACCCCGTGGGGTGGTGTTGTCACAGGCTCGTGGCCCAAAAAGGCACCCCAGGTCCAGGCCTGGCTGCTTGGCTTGGGAGTGCCAGGGCCAGGATGCAGGAGTGGGAAGAGAGGCTACTTTGGGAGGTGGGAAGGGTGTCTCAATTTGGGTGCTGAGCCCTCCTGCACCCACAgaggtggggaggggagggagtgAGCTGCctttgtgcacccccagcctggtgctgtattcagaagctgctgctgtgtaaATAAAGAACCCCCTGTTCTGTGGGGGGCTGATGTGGGGCTGTGTGAATCTCCTTTAGCCTTCTGGGGGGGGTACGTattgccctgccttcccctggcccagctttccTCCCTCCATTCATTGCTTTATGGGCTCTGGTTCCTGTCTTATGGGTATTTAGCCAAAAATACttggctggggaggggggacagTTCCTGGGGGGGCAGTTTCTAGGGGGGCATTTCCCGTCCATGGGTGTAGAGCCCCCGGGGGCAGCCCGGCATCCAGCTCCTCCACCGTGTGTCGGTCAGCGGGTGGTCGTGGCCGGTGTCCCCGTGCTCTGGGCCAGCTGTGTGCTCTGTCCCCACCTCACTGCGGGGCTGACCCCCGTGGCGGGGGGTTCAGAGGGGACACCCCAGTCTCCTCCAGCAGAAGGGGCTTACCCTGAGCCCCTGGGAGCAGCGTGGAGGGGCCGCTTTCCTCCCCGGCCGCGTTCCTCCCCCTTGCCGGGTTCGGGCGGCGctgcgggccgggggcgggccgggggcggtgATGGCGAGGCCCCTCCCGGTGCGGCGGCgcgcagcggggccggggccgctcacaccggcggcggcggcggggccatGAAGGTGAAGaagagcggcggggccggggcggcggcggccaggaccgaggaggagctgggccGAAAGGCGCTCATCGGGCCCGACgacgtgctggggctgcagcggGTCACCAGCGGTGCGTGCCGGGCATGGCGCGGCGGGAGCACGGGGACCGTGTCCCCCTGGGGCTTTTCCCGGGGGAAAAAGGGCAGCCGGTTCTCCTCTCCTAGGGGTTTAAacagggagggaagaggagcCGTTCCCCCTTTCAAGGGGGCTAAACCAGCGGGGAAAGGGGAAGCGGTGCCACCTTCCCGGGGGACGAGAAGCGGGGATGCAGCGCGGCCGGGGACAGAGCCCGCAGCGGGATGTGCCAGCCCGGGGGCTGGGGACCATCGGGAGAGCGGGGGAGTGCCCGGAGCTGGGCGTGCAGCCCCCAACTCTGCGGGAAGGTCGGTGTTGGGATGCTCCTCGCTGCTctccccattccctgtgtcTGCTCCCACCCTGTGCCCATGGCAATGGGACGGGCTGGATCCCTGGCCATGGGGGGGACTTCAGAGCAGCCCCCCAACCCGGTTTGCCCCTCCCCAGTGTAGCACCCGTGGTCCTGAGGGCATCTTGGAGGCGGTGGGTGGGAGTGTGTGACTGGAAGAGCTCGGGACAGCAGCACATgaggctggggaaaggccaggacaggggggaatggcttcacgcTGATGgagagcaggtttagattagatattagggagaaattcctccctgggagagtggtggggccctggcacagagaagcagtggctgctctatccctggaagtgctcaagatgagcttggatggggcttggagcagcctgggctggtggaaggtgtccctgcccctggcagggggttggaaccagatggtctttaaggtcccttccaacccaaaccattccatggtacTGTGTGTGCCTCAGCCCAGCGATGCCCAGGGACAATCCCGCTGTCCCAAAAAGTCCTTTTTCCATCTCCTAGGACCTTTGGGTTGTGTCTCTGGGCTGCCAGgggcctggctgtgctccctgtgcctcGCAGCACTCTGCCCTCAAAGCCAGCTCTGTGTcacaggctgggctgtgacgagcctggagaggaaggatgtggctgtgggtgctgctgcgtGCAGGCAGCCCCGTGGGGCTGCTGTGTGAGCAGGATGGGAGGAGGACAGCCCGGCAGGGACCCGTGTCAGCCCTCAGGGAGGGTGCCCTTCtcgagctgagctgctctgctggtgcagctgcGTGATtcagtgcccagaaatcccctGCCTGTAGCAGGGAGAGCAcgcagcaggcactggagcaTCCTGCCAGCATCCTCAGTGGGATGGTGAGTCCCAGCCACGGCTGTGTGAAGCACTGTGTGCTCACTTCATGGCAGcccccgtgtccctgccctCGCCAGGGCTGtctggaggggacagggccacCCCACAGCCTTGctacaaaaatgtatttttttaggGGCTCGAGgagctctgatgtcacctcctGTGGCATCCGTGGGGATGGATGGTGCTCGCTCTTGGtgagctcctgccttcccagggagcagggactgCTAAGCTGGGGAGCCAGGCTTGGAGCAGAGCTGGTTGTTGTCTgcctcttccagccctgggtCAGAGTGCTCTGGAGCACAGGGAGGATGTGAAATGCATGAAAATGTTGTGTTCCCCTCCTGCTGTGACACTTGCTGCTGCCAGGGTCAGAGCCAGGCACTGTGATGATGTCCCAGGCTTGCCATGGGAAATGCTTCCTGTCCTGCTGGATGTGTGGGAGTCAGGAAATGCTCCCCACACCTGGAACCCTCAGTGAGTTTGGGGATACAGGTAAACAGTACATCCATGTTGAGCATATTGTATCTTACCCAGGAACCCTTTGCAACCCCCCCTTCTCAAGCTCACTTTTTGTCCTGGTGGGTTTAACAGAAAGCAAagaacatttttcagatttttaacaCCTAATGATTATTTGGGGCATTCTGTGGCCTTTGCTCATTTTTACACCCTTAAAAACAGATGGCCAAAAATAGCAATGTGAAACTGTTCCACTCTTCTGCTTCAGGTAGGGGAGGAGGAAGTACCAGGCTGTGGGAGAGAAGTTCACAGCTGCCCCAACCTTTTGTACGTGCTGGGTGTCAGGGCAGACACCACACCCTGTTGCAGCAATTCTGTCTTTGACAGTTTGGAGTTGAAGGAGGAGTTGGtggtggggctgcagcagaaatgtcctggtgccctggctgccctttGTTGTTCCAGAGAGAGGATAATCCATCTTTATCCAAACTCATGGGCCAGCAGCACTTCAGCTCACACATTAAACTGTGTCCTGCCTGGGACCAGGGGAGGGCTGGCTGTGTTTTGGGGCTGCTCCATCAGccaaagcccagcagggctTGGTCCCACAGGCAGGTGTGTTTTAGGAATGCTCCCCAGGAGCAGGCTCTGTGTTTCTGAGCAGGTTTCCAGGGAGAGGTGGAATTCTGGCTGTagcacagaatgatttgggttggaggggaccttaaaAACCACCTTGTTCCAAGTGCCTCTCCAAGAACAGGAACCTTCCACTAGAtgaggttgctccaagcctcacCCAACCtttccttgaacacttccagggatggggcagccacagcttctctgcccAACCCCTGCCAgtgcctcagcagcctgagagggaagaattcctccCTAATCATCTTTCCatcaggcagcacagctggactTTGCTCTCCCAGTGGGTGCAGCTGACCCAGTGTGAggtggctgggctggcagggtggCGAGGCAGGATGTGGCTCTGTGGGCAGCCACAGgagccagctgggctctgctcttaATGTGCTTCTAATAAGCTTAACTGGGGAGTTGTGTGAACTGCCCTGCATGTTCTGTGTCCTCCCAATGTTAAATTCCCTGGCAGCTCCGGGCCCACAACGTTTCTGGGCACGCTGGGTCCAGCCTGGTGGAtctgggatgctgccctgggaTTATCTGGGCCTCCTGGCCAGGCTggtcctggctctgctccagctggatcaGGTGTAAGGCTGGAGAACCATTTCCTCTGCAATTAGTGAGATTTGTCACTCGCTCACACAACTGTGGTTGGGAAAAGCGGAAAAAGCTCATGACGTGATTAATTTAAGATTAGCAAAGGAGTGGGGCAGAGCTCAGTTCAAATTGCAATTAATTACTGAGGCAGCCAGAGCATCAGAGGAGTCAGATGTGTAACAAAAGACAAGCTCCAGCCTCTGAGGCTGCCCTGTTTAGCACCTGCACACTTTACCCAGAATACCAGATCAAATCTTACATTATAACTTTTATTCTAATGCTGATTTTATTCTAGGAAACCAAGGGGTTAAATAATTGATTACATACTTGGAAACAGTTTCAAAACAAACCCTAAAAATAAGGAGCACACACGTAATCATTTCTGAAAGTAATCTCTTCCTTGAGCTGTCACTTGGGATTTCTCTGAGACTTCTCTAGGCAGCTTTAGCTAAAGGCCAGCTTGGCACAGGGCTGCCTCAGTGGGTTAGGCAGGCCAGACCCTTCTTGAGGGACTTCCATACCAGTTTCCTGCAGtcaattaaaggaaaaaaaaaaccccaaataaaccatttccctgccctctgcctcAGCAGTTCAAGTCCTGTAATACTAAACCATCCAGGATCCATGTTCAAATCCATTTCTAAATCCATGGGGTTTTGATAGGCAAGGAGAGAGGGAGGCACTAACAGGAATGT of Passer domesticus isolate bPasDom1 chromosome 19, bPasDom1.hap1, whole genome shotgun sequence contains these proteins:
- the PIGS gene encoding GPI transamidase component PIG-S codes for the protein MVAAAAAMAADEAERARGRRAALSFATIAVVLGLPLWWKTTETYRAALPYADIDELGQQPVQLVVPMAVVFAPGSVPGDLPRPLPFRDVQEMEISVNLRTSVTSRYELRYRRATAQEEAALAAATAPEADAALYPLQDTTLGSLTMYVVPETSSLLPQGTSVYVGRHRSALVRAGGSLAALRARLREVTQVMSFTASSIAAALSDRGPDGRLSPDARRNLKSSLGYEITFSLLNPDPKSHTVDWDIEGAVNRFVKPVLDKLSLVANFSVDSQILYYAVLGVTPRYDKESSSFLLSAHSLPHVINPVEARLGSSAASLYPVLNFLLYVPERSHSPLYIQDKDGAPVSTNAFHSPRWGGIMVYNVEAPASPQTSLPLHVDVDMARVMEVFLAQLRLLFGLSREEVPPEFLLESPGNEGLADWELDHLLWAHTVENIATVSTTLTSLAQLLDKIGNIVIKDDVASEVYRAVASVQSAVTELSLGHLLAAFQASKEAVTSSERAFFDPSLLHLLYFPDDQKFAIYIPLFLPMAVPILLSLVKIVRETRLRKKEPTKMD
- the ALDOC gene encoding fructose-bisphosphate aldolase C; its protein translation is MTHQHPALTAEQKKELSDIAQRIVAPGKGILAADESVGSMAKRLNQIGVENTEENRRLYRQILFSADSRVKKCIGGVIFFHETMYQKADDGTPFVQMIKDKGIVVGIKVDKGVVPLAGTDGETTTQGLDGLWERCAQYKKDGADFAKWRCVLKISEHTPSSLAIMENANVLARYASICQQNGIVPIVEPEILPDGDHDLKRCQYVTEKVLAAVYKALSDHHIYLEGTLLKPNMVTPGHSCPTKYSPEEIAMATVTALRRTVPPAVPGVTFLSGGQSEEEASINLNAINTCPLVRPWALTFSYGRALQASALSAWRGQKDNADAATEEFVKRAEVNGLAALGKYEGSGDNSGAAGQSLYVANHAY